A genomic region of Xyrauchen texanus isolate HMW12.3.18 chromosome 29, RBS_HiC_50CHRs, whole genome shotgun sequence contains the following coding sequences:
- the LOC127622755 gene encoding uncharacterized protein LOC127622755 isoform X1 codes for MFLSVWSVCGSVSNRLQFTEWPQVSIWSVRTSNRLQFTERPQVSLWSVCTSNRLQFTERPQVSLWSVCTSNRLQFTERPQVSLWSVCTSNRLQFTEWPQVSLWSVCVSNRLQFTERPQVSLWSVCVSNRLQFTERPQVSLWSVCASNRLQFTERPQVSLWSVRASTSNRLQFTEWPQVSLWSVCTSNRLQFTERPQVSLWSVCTSNRLQFTERPQVSLWSVCTSNRLQFTEWSQVSLWSVCTSNRLQFTERPQVSLWSVCTSTSNRLQFTKRPQVSLWSVCTSTSNRLQFTERPQVSLWSVCTSNRLQFTERPQVSLWSVCTSNRLQFTERPQVSLWSVCTSNRLQFTERPQVSLWSVCTSNRLQFTEWPQVSLWSVCGSTSNRLQFTEWPQVSLWSVCASTSNRLQFTERPQVSLWSVCTSNRLQFTERPQVSLWSVCTSRSNRLQFTEWPQVSLWSVHEQQAAVH; via the exons atgttCTTGTCAGTATGGAGTGTGTGCGGAAGCgtgagcaacaggctgcagttcactgaatggccacaggtgtcaataTGGAGTGTgcgcacgagcaacaggctgcagttcactgaacggccacaggtgtcactatggagtgtgtgcacgagcaacaggctgcagttcactgaacggccacaggtgtcactatggagtgtgtgcacgagcaacaggctgcagttcactgaacggccacaggtgtcactatggagtgtgtgcacgagcaacaggctgcagttcactgaatggccacaggtgtcactatggagtgtgtgcgtgagcaacaggctgcagttcactgaacggccacaggtgtcactatggagtgtgtgcgtgagcaacaggctgcagttcactgaacggccacaggtgtcactatggagtgtgtgcgcgagcaacaggctgcagttcactgaacggccacaggtgtcactatggagtgtgcgcgcgagcacgagcaacaggctgcagttcactgaatggccacaggtgtcactatggagtgtgtgcacgagcaacaggctgcagttcactgaacggccacag gtgtcactatggagtgtgtgcacgagcaacaggctgcagttcactgaacggccacaggtgtcactatggagtgtgtgcacgagcaacaggctgcagttcactgaatggtcccaggtgtcactatggagtgtgtgcacgagcaacaggctgcagttcactgaacggccacaggtgtcactatggagtgtgtgcacgagcacgagcaacaggctgcagtttactaaacggccacaggtgtcactatggagtgtgtgcacgagcacgagcaacaggctgcagttcactgaacggccacaggtgtcactatggagtgtgtgcacgagcaacaggctgcagttcactgaaagGCCACAGGTGTcgctatggagtgtgtgcacgagcaacaggctgcagttcactgaacggccacaggtgtcactatggagtgtgtgcacgagcaacaggctgcagttcactgaaagGCCACAGGTGTcgctatggagtgtgtgcacgagcaacaggctgcagttcactgaatggccacaggtgtcactatggagtgtgtgcgggAGCACGAgtaacaggctgcagttcactgaatggccacaggtgtcactatggagtgtgtgcgcgagcacgagcaacaggctgcagttcactgaacggccacaggtgtcactatggagtgtgtgcacgagcaacaggctgcagttcactgaacggccacaggtgtcactatggagtgtgtgcacgagcaggAGCAACAGGTTGCAGTTCActgaatggccacaggtgtcactatggagtgtgcacgagcaacaggctgcagttcactga
- the ttc38 gene encoding tetratricopeptide repeat protein 38 — protein sequence MNAAGFRDCKAWRSEGLSLSTNSNEACKLYDALLSQYVTWRNDETLGGIEGCMSAVRAADPDFVMGHVISTGLELVGTGSSVLRDERLANAVRMTVELADVQELTPRERSHVKAMELFSRGALHKACEVWEDILVEHPTDLLALKFAHDGFFYLGEQTQMRDSVARVLPHWKPQMPLYSYLKGMYSFGLLETHFYDEAEKVAKESLSLTPEDGWCVHSVAHVHEMKAEVDKGLKFMSSTERDWRVCDMLACHNYWHWALYHIEKGEYEAALKIYDEQISRRCVKSGAMLDTVDSCSLLYRLELEGVSVKERYRELLQVTRPHTEDHTLLFNDLHFLMVSLGSKEAATTQRLLESLQELAKDPGENHQLHIAERVGLPMCRALLEYDQGNYSQAVELLKPIRYRFKEIGGSDAQRDVFNQLLIHAAMKSGDKHHQRFARCVLIERDALRLNSPLTDRLIQRAHSLHL from the exons ATGAACGCCGCTGGTTTCAGAGACTGTAAG GCTTGGAGGTCAGAGGGTTTGTCATTGTCCACCAACAGTAATGAGGCCTGCAAACTATATGATGCTCTACTGTCTCAG TATGTGACCTGGCGTAATGATGAGACTCTGGGAGGAATTGAAGGTTGCATGTCAGCTGTCAGAGCTGCTGATCCGGACTTTG TCATGGGTCATGTGATCTCCACTGGGCTGGAGCTGGTGGGCACAGGAAGTTCGGTCCTGCGGGATGAGAGACTGGCCAATGCGGTGAGGATGACGGTGGAGCTGGCAGACGTTCAGGAGCTCACACCCAGAGAGAGAAGTCACGTCAAAGCCATGGAGCTCTTCTCCAGAGG AGCGCTGCACAAGGCCTGTGAGGTTTGGGAGGATATCCTGGTGGAACATCCCACAGACTTGTTGGCTCTGAAGTTTGCCCATGATGGATTCTTCTACCTGGGTGAACAGACTCAGATGAGAGACTCCGTGGCCAGAGTTCTGCCACACTGGAAACCACAGATGCCACTCTACAG TTATCTGAAAGGGATGTATTCCTTCGGACTTCTCGAGACTCATTTCTACGACGAAGCCGAAAAAGTTGCCAAAGAG AGCCTGTCTCTGACCCCTGAGGACGGCTGGTGCGTGCACTCGGTGGCTCACGTCCATGAGATGAAGGCCGAGGTGGACAAGGGACTGAAGTTCATGTCCTCTACAGAGAGAGACTGGAGG GTTTGTGACATGTTGGCGTGTCATAATTACTGGCACTGGGCGCTCTATCACATCGAGAAG GGAGAGTATGAAGCAGCTCTGAAGATTTATGATGAGCAG ATTTCTCGTCGGTGTGTGAAGTCTGGAGCCATGCTGGACACCGTGGACTCTTGTTCACTGCTCTACAGACTCGAACTGGAGG GTGTGAGCGTGAAGGAGCGCTACCGGGAGTTGCTTCAGGTCACTCGGCCTCATACAGAGGACCACACGCTACTCTTCAATGACCTGCACTTCCTCATGGTTTCTCTGGGCAGTAAGGAAGCGGCCACCACTCAGCGTCTGCTGGAGAGTCTGCAGGAACTCGCTAA aGATCCAGGAGAGAATCATCAGCTCCATATAGCCGAGCGTGTTGGGTTGCCCATGTGTCGGGCACTGCTGGAGTACGACCAGGGAAACTACAGTCAGGCCGTGGAGCTGCTGAAACCCATCAGATACCGTTTTAAAGAGATCGGGGGCAGTGACGCACAG AGGGATGTTTTCAATCAGCTTCTTATTCACGCTGCCATGAAGTCAGGAGACAAACACCACCAAAGATTTGCCAG
- the LOC127622755 gene encoding uncharacterized protein LOC127622755 isoform X2 — protein MFLSVWSVCGSVSNRLQFTEWPQVSIWSVRTSNRLQFTERPQVSLWSVCTSNRLQFTERPQVSLWSVCTSNRLQFTERPQVSLWSVCTSNRLQFTEWPQVSLWSVCVSNRLQFTERPQVSLWSVCVSNRLQFTERPQVSLWSVCASNRLQFTERPQVSLWSVRASTSNRLQFTEWPQVSLWSVCTSNRLQFTERPQVSLWSVCTSNRLQFTERPQVSLWSVCTSNRLQFTEWSQVSLWSVCTSNRLQFTERPQVSLWSVCTSTSNRLQFTKRPQVSLWSVCTSTSNRLQFTERPQVSLWSVCTSNRLQFTERPQVSLWSVCTSNRLQFTERPQVSLWSVCTSNRLQFTERPQVSLWSVCTSNRLQFTEWPQVSLWSVCGSTSNRLQFTEWPQVSIWSVCASTSNRLQFTERPQVSLWSVCASTSNRLQFTERPQVSLWSVREHEQQAAVH, from the exons atgttCTTGTCAGTATGGAGTGTGTGCGGAAGCgtgagcaacaggctgcagttcactgaatggccacaggtgtcaataTGGAGTGTgcgcacgagcaacaggctgcagttcactgaacggccacaggtgtcactatggagtgtgtgcacgagcaacaggctgcagttcactgaacggccacaggtgtcactatggagtgtgtgcacgagcaacaggctgcagttcactgaacggccacaggtgtcactatggagtgtgtgcacgagcaacaggctgcagttcactgaatggccacaggtgtcactatggagtgtgtgcgtgagcaacaggctgcagttcactgaacggccacaggtgtcactatggagtgtgtgcgtgagcaacaggctgcagttcactgaacggccacaggtgtcactatggagtgtgtgcgcgagcaacaggctgcagttcactgaacggccacaggtgtcactatggagtgtgcgcgcgagcacgagcaacaggctgcagttcactgaatggccacaggtgtcactatggagtgtgtgcacgagcaacaggctgcagttcactgaacggccacag gtgtcactatggagtgtgtgcacgagcaacaggctgcagttcactgaacggccacaggtgtcactatggagtgtgtgcacgagcaacaggctgcagttcactgaatggtcccaggtgtcactatggagtgtgtgcacgagcaacaggctgcagttcactgaacggccacaggtgtcactatggagtgtgtgcacgagcacgagcaacaggctgcagtttactaaacggccacaggtgtcactatggagtgtgtgcacgagcacgagcaacaggctgcagttcactgaacggccacaggtgtcactatggagtgtgtgcacgagcaacaggctgcagttcactgaaagGCCACAGGTGTcgctatggagtgtgtgcacgagcaacaggctgcagttcactgaacggccacaggtgtcactatggagtgtgtgcacgagcaacaggctgcagttcactgaaagGCCACAGGTGTcgctatggagtgtgtgcacgagcaacaggctgcagttcactgaatggccacaggtgtcactatggagtgtgtgcgggAGCACGAgtaacaggctgcagttcactgaatggccacag gtgtcaatatggagtgtgtgcgcgagcACGAGCAataggctgcagttcactgaacggccacaggtgtcactatggagtgtgtgcgcgagcacgagcaacaggctgcagttcactgaacggccacaggtgtcactatggagtgtgcgcgagcacgagcaacaggct